The Mobula birostris isolate sMobBir1 chromosome 6, sMobBir1.hap1, whole genome shotgun sequence genome has a window encoding:
- the dnajc28 gene encoding dnaJ homolog subfamily C member 28: protein MLTAKTNWVMTCLRGARMLSGHRTMSKHLQDCYRLLNVPENCNHDEAKEAYVKLAKLYHPDSGSDGADPQKFMQVEEAYKAIVKHLAEKGKAGSDQRMDEEEEQSKYLAPQHRQYLSFEGIGTGTPSQREKQYGKFRVSRANDQVLDYRKQKLQAQDLENTMMVMDIQHGKKTKITQAVERLVEDLIQESMAKGDFDNLSGKGKPLQKFAQYPYIDPMTHNLNRILIENGYQPEWIALRKEIKQTIEKLRSDMMSYRKKLGEPLTVHTQKHWNLICEQFRNDIKQLNKTIDRFNLIVPLLNRQMLHFNPDKEIAVILKNYDMLTEANKATSEIIGKSTEENSTKNTLLNWIKHLLKYDQRK, encoded by the coding sequence ATGTTAACAGCAAAGACAAACTGGGTGATGACTTGCCTTCGCGGTGCTCGGATGCTCTCGGGTCACCGAACAATGAGCAAACACCTCCAAGATTGTTACAGATTGCTTAATGTACCGGAAAACTGCAACCACGATGAAGCGAAGGAAGCCTATGTCAAACTTGCCAAATTATATCATCCAGATAGTGGCTCTGACGGCGCTGATCCTCAAAAGTTCATGCAAGTCGAAGAAGCCTACAAAGCTATTGTCAAGCATTTAGCAGAGAAAGGAAAGGCAGGGTCTGATCAAAGAATGGATGAAGAAGAAGAACAATCCAAGTACCTGGCACCTCAGCACAGACAGTATCTGAGCTTTGAAGGCATTGGTACTGGTACACCTAGTCAAAGAGAGAAGCAGTATGGGAAGTTCAGAGTCAGTCGTGCAAATGATCAAGTGTTGGATTACAGAAAACAGAAACTACAAGCGCAGGATCTGGAAAATACTATGATGGTGATGGATATCCAGCATGGCAAGAAAACAAAAATAACCCAAGCAGTGGAACGGTTGGTGGAAGATCTCATCCAGGAGTCAATGGCCAAAGGTGACTTTGATAACCTTAGTGGTAAAGGGAAACCACTGCAGAAGTTTGCACAATATCCATACATCGATCCCATGACACACAATCTGAACAGGATTCTCATAGAAAATGGGTATCAACCAGAGTGGATTGCTTTGCGTAAAGAAATAAAGCAAACTATAGAGAAACTCAGAAGTGACATGATGAGTTACAGGAAAAAGCTTGGTGAGCCCCTGACTGTCCATACTCAGAAACATTGGAACCTAATCTGTGAGCAATTCAGAAATGATATTAAGCAACTTAATAAAACGATAGATAGATTCAATTTGATTGTACCTCTACTGAACAGACAGATGCTGCACTTTAACCCAGATAAGGAGATTGCTGTCATATTGAAAAACTATGATATGTTAACGGAGGCAAACAAAGCCACGTCAGAGATTATTGGAAAATCAACTGAGGAAAATAGTACAAAAAACACCTTACTGAATTGGATCAAACATTTGCTGAAATATGATCAGAGGAAGTAG